From Microbacterium sp. LWH7-1.2:
ACAGGATCTCCTCCATCTCGAACGCGGCCGGCAACGTCTCGATGAGCACGGTCGCGCGGATGGTGCCGTGCGGGAGACGCAAGTACTGCTCGCTGAACGTGAAGACGTCGTCCCACAGCTTCGCCTCTTCGCTCGACTCGAGCTTGGCGATGTAGAAGTAGGGGCCGCGACCGTTCGCGATGAGCTGCTGGGCGTTGTGGAAGAAGTACAGGCCGAAGTCCACGAGAGAGCCTGACGCGGCCATCGTTCGGCCGGTGCGGTCGGTGAAGTGAATGTGCTGCTCGGGCAGGTGCCAGCCGCGCGGGCGCATCACGATCGTCGGCGTCTCGGTCGCGGTGACCTCGTACCGCTTGCCCTCGGGACTCGTGAAGGACAGCTCGCCGCGGATCGCGTCGCGCAGGCTCAGCTGCCCTTCGATGACGTTCTTCCAGGTCGGGCTCGTGGCGTCCTCCTGGTCGGCGAGCCACACCTTGGCGCCGGAGTTCAGTGCGTTGATCGTCATCTTCGGGTCGGTCGGACCCGTGATCTCGACGCGGCGGTCCTCGAGGCCCGGGCCGGCGCCGGCGACCTTCCACTCCGCATCCTCGCGGATGTGGCGGGTGTCGTCGCGGAACTGCGGGTCGTGCCCGTTGCCGATCTCGAAGCGGCGGCGCATGCGGTCGGCGAGCCGGTCGTGGCGGCGGGCGCCGAAGCGGTGGTGCAGCTCGGTGAGGAACGCCAGCGCCTCCGGCGTCAGGATCTCGTCGTAGCGGGGCCCCAGACGTCCGGCGATCTCGATCGAGGGCTCGTGGGTCTGGGTGGGGATCGGGCCGGTGCGCGTACGCATCGGGGTGGCGGTCGCAGGTGTCATGGTCCTGCCTTCCTGTGTGGGTCTGCTCACCGTCGCGAGGTGCCGGGTCGAGTGGCAGGTCGTGACGGGCGAGCGGTGTGGAGTTCTCGGGGGGATGCCTCGACCTGGCGGTGTCGGCCGGGTCGCGGCATCCGTGATCCGCGTCTGGCTGGATCGGTGGTTCGTCGTGAGACCACTCTGGGGTGAAGTTCGGGGGTTCACTCGACAGATTGGGGTGTGAAGTTTTCCTGTATTTCTGCTTTCGTGACAGAATCGCGGCATGACGACGACGTTGACCCCCGATGTGCGCGGTGAAGTCCCGGACGATGATGAGGTGGATCCCCTCACCATCGGCCGCCGCATCCGGCAGCTGCGCACCGACCGCGGCATGACGCTCGAAGAGCTCGCCGCCGCCGTCGACCGCGCGCCGAGCCAGCTGTCGATGATCGAGAACGGGCGACGCGAGCCGAAGCTCACCCTGCTGCAGGCGATCGCGCGTGCGCTCGGCTCATCGATCGACGCGATCCTCGAGTCGGAGCCGCTCGACGAGCGCGCCACCCTCGAGATCTCTCTCGAGCGGGCCATGCGCGGGCAGACGTTCCAGGCGCTCGGCATCCCGCCCTTCCGCATCGGCAAGACGGTCCCGACCGAGGCGCTCAAGGCGATGCTGGCGCTGCAGGGCGAGATCGAGCGGCTTCGCGACGAGCGGGCCGCGACGCCCGAGGAGGCCCGCCGCGCGAACGTGGCGCTGCGCAAGCTCATGCGCACGCAGAACAACTACTTCGCCGAGCTCGAGCTCCAGGCGCGGCGCATCCTCGACGCGGTCGACCATCCCGGTGGTCCGCTGACGCAGCGCACGGCGTCCGACATCGCCGCGCACCTGGGCTTCACCCTGCACTACGTGCCCGACCTGCCGCAGACCACGCGGTCGGTCGCTGACATCAAGAACGGCCGCCTTTACCTCTCGAGCCGGCTCACCACGAAGGGCGACCCGCGCACGGCGGTGCTGCAGGCTCTGTCGAGCCGCATCCTCGGCCACCGCGAGCCCACCTCGTACGCGGACTTCCTGCGCCAGCGGGTGGAGACGAACTACCTCACCGGTGCGCTGCTCATCCCCGAGGCGCACGCGGTGCCGTTCCTGCAGGAGGCGAAGAAGGACCGCTCGATCTCCATCGAGGACCTCCGTGACGCGTATTCGGTGTCGTACGAGACGGCTGCGCATCGCTTCACCAACCTCGCGACCGTGCACCTCGGCCTCCCCGTGCACTTCCTCAAGGTGCACGAGTCGGGCGTCATCACGAAGGTCTACGAGAACGACGACGTGAACTTCCCGACCGACCGCCTCGGTGCGATCGAGGGGCAGATGTGCTGCCGCAAGTGGACGTCACGCGTCGTGTTCGACGTCGACGACCACTTCAACCCGTACTACCAGTACACCGACACGGGCAACGGCACCTACTGGTGCACCGCCCGGGTGGAGCTCTCGAGCGAGGGCGCGCACTCGATCAGTGTCGGCGTGCGCTTCGACGACACGAGGTGGTTCCTCGGGCGCGACACCCCGAACCGCGGTGTCTCGAAGCATTCCGTCGAGGTCTGCTGCCGTCGCGCCCCGGCGGAGCTCGAGGCGTCGTGGCGCGAGCAGTCCTGGCCGAACGTGCGCACGCCGCGCACCCTGCTGGCGACCCTGCCCACGGGCTCGTTCCCCGGCGTCGACACCACGGACGTCTACGAGTTCCTCGAGGCCCACGCCCCGCGCTGAGCGCGCGGCGAGTGCAGCGGTTGCGCGGGTCAGCGGCGGCCGGCGACGAAGTCGGCGACGTGCGCGGGCCACGCGGTGCGGTCGGAGGAACCGGATGCCTCGGCCCGGTCGGCCATCCGATACGCGGTGTAGATCGCGTTCACGGCGGTCCACCGCAGGGGCTCGAACTCCCAGCGCTTGGTGCGGTGACCCACCCAGGGCAGGCGGGTGAGCTCGGTGTCGCGCTCCAGCACGAGATCGGCGAGCGTGCGGCCGGCGAGGTTCGTCGCCGCGACGCCGGTGCCGACGTAGCCACCGGCCCAGCCGAGACCGGTCGCGCGGTCATGGACGACCGTGGCGGCCCAGTCCCGGGACACGCCGAGCACGCCGGCCCAGGCGTGCGCGACGCGCACCCCCGCGGCATCCGGGAAGAACTCCCGCAGCAGCCGCCTGAGCGACGCGATCGTGCGCTCCTGCGTCGTGCCGTCGGTGTCGACGCGCGAGGCGTACCGGTAGGGCACCCCGCGCCCGCCGAAGGCGATGCGATCGTCGGCAGTGCGCTGCGCGTACATGTACACGTGTGCGAAGTCGCCGACCGTCTCGTGTCCGTCCCACCCGACGGCCTTCCAGAACGACGCAGGCAGCGGCTCCGTCACGATCATCGACGAATTCATCGGCAGCCACGTGCGGTGCTCGCCGCGGAGGTCGGCGGTGAATCCCTCGGTGGCCCGCAGCACATGGGTCGCGCGTACCGTGCCGCGATCGGTGACGGCCCGGCCCGGCGCGATCTCGCGCACGTGGGTCCCCTCGTAGAGGGGCACCCCGAGCCGCTCGACCGCCTCGGCGAGCCCGCGCACGAGCTTCGTCGGGTGCACGCGGGCGCAGTGCGGGTGCCAGACGGCGCCGAGCGTTCCGGCGATGCGGATCCTGGATGCTGCGGCCGCAGCATCCAGGATCTCCACGTCCGTGTGCGGCCATGACTGCTCGGCGACGGCGCCGGCGGTGAGGCGGGCGAGCTGGGCCGGCGTGCGGGCGACGCCGTACTCGCCGCCCTTGACGACGTCGGCGTCGATGCCCTCGCGGGCGGCGACGGCGATGACCTCGTCGACCGTCTCGTTGAGCGCGCGCTGCTGCGCGATGGCGGCGTTTCGGCCGTGGGACTCGGCGTAGCGCTCGCGTCCGCCGGTGACGGTGTTGGTGAGCCAGCCGCCATTGCGGCCGGAGGCCCCGAACCCGGCGAAGCGCTGCTCGAGCACGACGACCCGCAGGTCGGGCTGGGCGCGCTTCAGGTAGTACGCGGTCCAGAGGCCGGTGTAGCCCCCGCCGACGATGGCGACGTCGACGACGATGTCGCCCGGCAGGGAAGTGCGAGGGGTGGGACTGCCGCCGAGGCTCCGCCACCACCACGACACGTCGCCGTTGGGC
This genomic window contains:
- the aceB gene encoding malate synthase A, with protein sequence MRTRTGPIPTQTHEPSIEIAGRLGPRYDEILTPEALAFLTELHHRFGARRHDRLADRMRRRFEIGNGHDPQFRDDTRHIREDAEWKVAGAGPGLEDRRVEITGPTDPKMTINALNSGAKVWLADQEDATSPTWKNVIEGQLSLRDAIRGELSFTSPEGKRYEVTATETPTIVMRPRGWHLPEQHIHFTDRTGRTMAASGSLVDFGLYFFHNAQQLIANGRGPYFYIAKLESSEEAKLWDDVFTFSEQYLRLPHGTIRATVLIETLPAAFEMEEILFELRDHIAGLNAGRWDYIFSIIKNYRGRGARFVLPDRSEVTMTVPFMRAYTELLVKTCHKRGAFAIGGMSAFIPNRRDPEVTARAFEKVAADKKREAGDGFDGTWVAHPDLIPVARAEFDAVLGDRPNQIDRQRPEVEVAASDLIDVHIGRPITAAGVHGNVSVAIRYIEAWLRGLGAVAIDNLMEDAATAEISRSQVWQWIHQDRTTEDGTPITRESIEALVTQVLAEADRQDGDRFDDAAEIFREVALGQDFPAFLTLPAYAKYLVETD
- a CDS encoding helix-turn-helix domain-containing protein, whose amino-acid sequence is MTTTLTPDVRGEVPDDDEVDPLTIGRRIRQLRTDRGMTLEELAAAVDRAPSQLSMIENGRREPKLTLLQAIARALGSSIDAILESEPLDERATLEISLERAMRGQTFQALGIPPFRIGKTVPTEALKAMLALQGEIERLRDERAATPEEARRANVALRKLMRTQNNYFAELELQARRILDAVDHPGGPLTQRTASDIAAHLGFTLHYVPDLPQTTRSVADIKNGRLYLSSRLTTKGDPRTAVLQALSSRILGHREPTSYADFLRQRVETNYLTGALLIPEAHAVPFLQEAKKDRSISIEDLRDAYSVSYETAAHRFTNLATVHLGLPVHFLKVHESGVITKVYENDDVNFPTDRLGAIEGQMCCRKWTSRVVFDVDDHFNPYYQYTDTGNGTYWCTARVELSSEGAHSISVGVRFDDTRWFLGRDTPNRGVSKHSVEVCCRRAPAELEASWREQSWPNVRTPRTLLATLPTGSFPGVDTTDVYEFLEAHAPR
- a CDS encoding FAD-binding oxidoreductase → MTEPAVPNGDVSWWWRSLGGSPTPRTSLPGDIVVDVAIVGGGYTGLWTAYYLKRAQPDLRVVVLEQRFAGFGASGRNGGWLTNTVTGGRERYAESHGRNAAIAQQRALNETVDEVIAVAAREGIDADVVKGGEYGVARTPAQLARLTAGAVAEQSWPHTDVEILDAAAAASRIRIAGTLGAVWHPHCARVHPTKLVRGLAEAVERLGVPLYEGTHVREIAPGRAVTDRGTVRATHVLRATEGFTADLRGEHRTWLPMNSSMIVTEPLPASFWKAVGWDGHETVGDFAHVYMYAQRTADDRIAFGGRGVPYRYASRVDTDGTTQERTIASLRRLLREFFPDAAGVRVAHAWAGVLGVSRDWAATVVHDRATGLGWAGGYVGTGVAATNLAGRTLADLVLERDTELTRLPWVGHRTKRWEFEPLRWTAVNAIYTAYRMADRAEASGSSDRTAWPAHVADFVAGRR